The DNA segment CATACGGTATCGTCCGGGCCTGCTTTTGTAAGTTCCGTGAATTCAAGACGTTTTCCTTCGCCGTTGTCCTTTAAAGCCAAATCATCGCCTTCGCATTCAAAATAGGAAAGCGCGCCGTGCTTCATCCACGTGTCCCTGCCTTCTTCGGCCATCTTTTTGTAATCTTCAACGCGGTCTTTCGGTACAGTAAAAACAAATCCGTCCACATATTTTG comes from the Candidatus Goldiibacteriota bacterium genome and includes:
- a CDS encoding DUF1428 domain-containing protein, with the translated sequence MAKYVDGFVFTVPKDRVEDYKKMAEEGRDTWMKHGALSYFECEGDDLALKDNGEGKRLEFTELTKAGPDDTVWFSFIVFESKAHRDEVNKKVMAEMDEKYSDITDFSMPFDPNKLAYGGFSVAVEGRR